The DNA region CCATTCGGGAAGAGCTTGCAGAAAGAGGAATAACGACTGAGTATATTTATATAGAACAAAGTGAGGAGAGGTATAAACTGATTTCCGAGACTAACGCAAGCTTGTTCAATGGGTTTATGTAATTGCTGCTATTTGTAAATTGAGATATGATTGAATCCAGAAGGCCTTACATTGAAATGGAACAGTCGCACGATTCAGGTCAATGAATTTGATCAACGACAGAGCAGGGGGTGACCTTCATTTAATGGTTTCAGACAGGCTAACTTCCACAGATAAAGTCTTATCGGTATCATCAATAGTTTACATATCTTTTCCAATTTGTGCTTCTATAAACTCAAACGGCGATTGCTTGCTTTCTGACAACTTTTTTAATCCGTTGGTAATTTTTAAATAGTGATTTTTTGCTCGAAATTCTGTTTTCATTTTTTGCAGTTGGTCCCTGATTTCACTGCTGTCAGATTCAAATCCCGCAATAATCGCTTTTCCTATAGATCTTACTTTTTTCAATCGTTTGAAAACCTCTTTGAACTCGTCTTCAGTTACATTTAAAGGCGTTTTCAGAAAATCCTTGTAGTCACAATAAAATCCTTCCTGGCGGAAAAGATCAGCTCCTTTGAACCACCGGAACTCTCTCATAATTTCCACTAGCTTTCTCCGAAAATAATAGCCAAATTTCTTCTCAAAGTAATTGTCATCTTCCTTGAATGCTGAATGGAGCGTCCTAATTTCCTCTGGATTCTCTTTTACCCGAAGGAGAAACCTCTTCATTTCTTCCCCAAAGAGATTCATGACTGCCATTACAAAAGCAATCACATAACGGATCTGATGGTTCTTGAAAAAAATGCTGACTCCTTTTGTTGTTCGAAAATGAAAACCATGACTGTCGAAAAATATCAGTAGAGACTTAACATATTCTTCGATACTTATAATCATCAACGATGTAGCATTCCCATACTTACCTGTAGCTGCGAGCTCGAGAGCCGCCTGCCACTCTGATTCCGCGGTGGCAAATATTTGTTGGTAAGCTTCAGAACACTCGGCTTTTGTCAAGGATGAAAATTTCTTTGCCATACTAGCTATCAGTTTTATAACTCATTATTTGACCAACCCTTCTGAATAAATCAAAATTACTTCCCCTTTCTAATTTTTATCTTTCTTTTTCGTGGGTGCTTAACTTTTCTTTGCTTTTGCGGCAGTAGTAAATTGCCCAGTGCTTGAACTGCGGTAACGAGTTATTGTTTTTGATTAAGCGTCTATATTTTCAAAATATTTTTGTTGGAGGTAATATAATAGACAGGGGGCACTTTTAGTATGATACTTTTCGGAGAATAAGGAGGCCAACTCTCCATCTAATTCTTCCCACTCAAGGCTTTTGTCCTTTCTCTTTATCCGGAAAAATTCTTCAATTGTATGATAAGTGTTCTCACTATTGATCGTATAAATTTTCCATCCCAAGCCTTCAAGCAGCTTTGTCTTGCGCTCAATCAATAATTCTGGAGAATTTTTGTAGACGATTTCAATCCCAACCATTTTGAAGGGATTAGCAAAATGCAGATACTGATCATCACTGACAGGGAAAATCGGATAGAGCTGCAATCCTATGAATCGGATATCATGATATGTGCGCTTTTCCACAGCATTTAATTTTTGGTTCCAATCATCAATGTGATAGGACAAAATGAAACGACCACTATTCACTGCTTCATACCAGGAAGCACTGTAATTTTTTCTCAGCTCTGCTATGTCAAACCTTGTATCCAAAAGCAATTTTTATTTCTTACCGAGATCGCTGTGTATAAGATCATTCAGCGAAGCGATATTATTTTTATCCAGGAAAGCACCAAGATCCATATCAGATCTTACGCCGAAATCACGATTATATTTTTCTTCTATCGTGCCCATATGTGTGTCATCGCGCTTATCACGCAATTGACCATCTTGGTTTCTGCTACGGTCTCCTTTCATACCTTCTGCATCATTTTTAGAATATTTCATAGTATTTATTATTAAGAATTATTAATTGCTTTTGCATTCGGGAAGCTTGAGTAGGTTATCAGTTGTTACGTTATCGGCATAGGTCTTTACATATTTTGTTCCTTTGTCAGAAACGGCTCCACGAAGATTGGCTTTGTTTCCATTATTGTCTTTCACGTAGGCAACCCCTTTATCGTTAACTATCCAGTCATACATTTCTAACCGA from Bacteroidota bacterium includes:
- a CDS encoding AbiV family abortive infection protein; amino-acid sequence: MAKKFSSLTKAECSEAYQQIFATAESEWQAALELAATGKYGNATSLMIISIEEYVKSLLIFFDSHGFHFRTTKGVSIFFKNHQIRYVIAFVMAVMNLFGEEMKRFLLRVKENPEEIRTLHSAFKEDDNYFEKKFGYYFRRKLVEIMREFRWFKGADLFRQEGFYCDYKDFLKTPLNVTEDEFKEVFKRLKKVRSIGKAIIAGFESDSSEIRDQLQKMKTEFRAKNHYLKITNGLKKLSESKQSPFEFIEAQIGKDM
- a CDS encoding DUF3892 domain-containing protein — encoded protein: MPIKITCIKKDNGNHENPFVAITSLSWINEETGKTGSTSRLEMYDWIVNDKGVAYVKDNNGNKANLRGAVSDKGTKYVKTYADNVTTDNLLKLPECKSN